A genomic window from Sulfurospirillum multivorans DSM 12446 includes:
- a CDS encoding precorrin-8X methylmutase — protein sequence MSYERRPMSIEQKSFEIITQEMGSAIDAFDATLQPVVKRVIHTTADFEYTDLLDFSDDAVQSTFDALKSGCKIYCDTNMIVNGLSKVALGKFSCKPYCLVSDEDVSKEAKERGVTRSIVGMEHAAKDPETKIFLIGNAPTALYTLLEMIKSGDCAKPSLIVAVPVGFVGAAESKEEVLKYDVPYIRVRGRKGGSTVAVAILHGLIYQIFQREGI from the coding sequence CCAATGAGTATTGAACAAAAGAGTTTTGAGATTATTACCCAAGAGATGGGAAGTGCTATTGATGCCTTTGATGCTACGTTGCAACCTGTTGTTAAACGTGTCATTCATACCACGGCTGATTTTGAGTATACCGATCTTTTAGATTTTTCTGATGATGCAGTCCAGAGTACGTTTGATGCCCTCAAAAGTGGATGTAAAATCTATTGTGATACCAATATGATTGTTAATGGCCTCAGTAAAGTTGCCTTAGGGAAATTTTCTTGCAAACCGTACTGCCTTGTGAGTGATGAAGATGTCAGTAAAGAAGCTAAAGAACGTGGTGTTACAAGATCAATTGTAGGCATGGAACATGCGGCAAAAGATCCAGAAACTAAAATATTTTTAATCGGCAATGCCCCAACAGCACTTTATACTCTATTGGAGATGATTAAATCAGGTGATTGTGCAAAACCTTCCCTTATCGTCGCTGTACCTGTTGGATTTGTGGGAGCGGCTGAATCTAAAGAAGAAGTTCTAAAATATGATGTTCCTTATATTCGAGTAAGAGGTAGAAAAGGTGGAAGTACGGTTGCCGTTGCTATTTTACACGGTCTTATCTACCAAATTTTTCAAAGAGAAGGCATCTAA
- the cbiD gene encoding cobalt-precorrin-5B (C(1))-methyltransferase CbiD → MQKYVIHEGKKLRYGFTTGSSAAAATKAACMLLMNAPLKKTVAITLPTNEILHIPIYTAKKEKELAIVTVIKDGGDDADVTSGLEIGARVSFSEERGIHIKGGEGVGVATKKGLPIGVGEPAINPVPQVMIKQSVIEVIDILKQGIEVEIFVPKGEEIAKRTLNYKLGIHGGISILGSTGIVKPMSEEAYKDSLSIELKAMYQQQDTDTFVFTFGNYGRKFATNNLGLVDENIIIISNFVGFMLEKACEFGIKKILFVGNIGKIVKVAGGIFHTHSRVSDARLEIMAANAIKAGEKLDVIQKILKANTTEEAVEMLNRKDTFDIMAQEIREKCETHVRRSGYELEVAALIYSSEQGELARTDNFYVGNHTNA, encoded by the coding sequence ATGCAAAAGTATGTGATTCATGAGGGAAAGAAGCTTCGATACGGTTTTACGACTGGCTCATCCGCTGCAGCTGCTACAAAAGCGGCATGTATGTTATTAATGAATGCGCCTTTAAAAAAAACCGTTGCAATCACTTTACCAACAAATGAAATATTACACATACCTATTTATACGGCAAAGAAAGAAAAAGAGTTGGCAATTGTTACTGTTATTAAAGATGGTGGTGATGATGCAGATGTGACGAGTGGACTAGAAATAGGAGCACGCGTCTCTTTTTCTGAGGAGAGAGGCATTCATATCAAAGGAGGCGAGGGTGTTGGTGTGGCAACTAAAAAAGGCTTACCTATTGGTGTAGGCGAACCCGCTATCAATCCAGTCCCTCAAGTGATGATTAAACAAAGCGTGATTGAGGTGATAGATATTTTAAAGCAAGGGATTGAAGTAGAAATTTTTGTTCCAAAAGGTGAAGAGATTGCCAAGCGAACGCTTAATTATAAATTAGGAATTCACGGGGGTATTTCCATATTGGGATCAACTGGTATCGTTAAACCTATGTCTGAAGAAGCATATAAAGACTCTTTGTCTATTGAGTTAAAAGCAATGTACCAACAGCAAGATACCGATACCTTTGTCTTTACCTTTGGTAATTATGGACGCAAATTTGCCACAAACAATCTTGGATTAGTGGATGAAAATATCATCATTATCAGTAATTTTGTAGGATTTATGTTGGAGAAGGCCTGTGAGTTTGGTATCAAAAAAATACTGTTTGTTGGCAATATCGGAAAGATTGTCAAAGTAGCTGGAGGTATATTTCATACCCATAGTCGCGTATCGGATGCAAGGCTTGAAATTATGGCGGCAAATGCAATAAAAGCAGGAGAAAAACTTGATGTTATTCAAAAAATACTCAAAGCCAATACCACAGAAGAAGCAGTGGAAATGTTAAACAGAAAAGATACGTTTGACATAATGGCACAAGAAATACGAGAAAAGTGCGAAACTCATGTGAGACGTAGTGGATATGAGTTAGAGGTGGCTGCATTGATTTATTCAAGTGAACAGGGAGAATTAGCGCGAACGGATAATTTTTATGTTGGAAATCATACCAATGCTTAA
- the cbiE gene encoding precorrin-6y C5,15-methyltransferase (decarboxylating) subunit CbiE, giving the protein MLEIIPMLKIHILGMGPGSIDFIAPYVLTCIKDADILIGGKRHFQEIEVEASGKVCQYISSDLLGLVDYIKTNRNKKIAVLVSGDPGFYSFLVYLKKHFSNEELVVIPGLSSMQYMFCKIGLPWQDAVIKSLHGKTFDFIEALNDSGLVGVLTDSAFTPQLIAKELVTHGLGNVLVYVGEELSYAEEKITTMIATQMANNERNFGMNVVVIERTENVSYKR; this is encoded by the coding sequence ATGTTGGAAATCATACCAATGCTTAAGATTCATATACTTGGAATGGGTCCTGGAAGTATAGATTTTATTGCACCTTATGTGCTGACATGTATAAAGGACGCAGACATACTTATTGGTGGAAAAAGACATTTTCAAGAGATAGAAGTGGAAGCATCAGGAAAAGTCTGTCAATACATAAGTAGTGATTTATTAGGACTTGTGGATTACATCAAAACAAACAGAAATAAAAAAATTGCGGTATTGGTCTCTGGTGACCCAGGATTTTATAGTTTTTTAGTGTATTTAAAAAAGCATTTTAGCAATGAGGAGTTAGTGGTAATACCAGGACTTTCTTCTATGCAGTATATGTTTTGCAAGATTGGGTTACCTTGGCAAGACGCTGTGATTAAAAGTCTTCATGGTAAAACGTTTGATTTTATTGAAGCTTTAAATGATTCTGGACTTGTAGGGGTGCTAACGGATAGTGCTTTTACACCTCAATTGATCGCAAAAGAGTTAGTAACTCACGGACTAGGAAACGTATTAGTATATGTAGGAGAAGAACTTTCTTATGCGGAAGAAAAAATAACAACGATGATAGCAACGCAAATGGCTAATAATGAACGAAATTTTGGCATGAATGTTGTGGTTATTGAAAGGACTGAAAATGTTTCATATAAAAGATAG
- the cbiT gene encoding precorrin-6Y C5,15-methyltransferase (decarboxylating) subunit CbiT, whose translation MFHIKDSEFIRGNVPMTKDEARVVCISKLELDSNSVLIDVGAGTGSVGIEASRYLSSGKVIGIEVNEEANALIEANLKKFDITNYELYKGYAPQELPTIAFDAMFIGGSKGKLGDIFQYFDDHAKVGARLVINAIVLETFTKTLSLMKEYGFHDIEVVSLNISKNRLLGQYNMMMAENPIFILSAKKGEKNV comes from the coding sequence ATGTTTCATATAAAAGATAGTGAATTTATTAGGGGCAATGTGCCTATGACAAAAGATGAAGCACGTGTTGTTTGTATATCAAAACTTGAACTTGATAGCAATAGTGTCTTGATTGATGTGGGTGCAGGAACAGGTAGTGTCGGTATAGAGGCTAGTAGGTATTTAAGCTCTGGTAAAGTCATTGGTATAGAAGTTAATGAAGAAGCCAATGCTTTGATAGAAGCAAATCTAAAAAAATTTGACATAACGAATTACGAGTTATACAAAGGTTATGCTCCACAAGAACTACCAACTATTGCCTTCGATGCCATGTTTATTGGTGGCTCTAAAGGGAAACTTGGTGATATATTTCAGTATTTTGATGATCATGCCAAAGTAGGCGCTAGGTTGGTTATTAATGCCATTGTCCTTGAAACTTTTACTAAAACACTTAGTTTGATGAAAGAGTATGGCTTTCATGACATTGAGGTTGTTTCATTAAATATCTCAAAAAATAGATTACTTGGTCAATATAACATGATGATGGCTGAGAATCCTATATTTATTTTAAGTGCGAAAAAAGGAGAAAAAAATGTCTAA
- the cobI gene encoding precorrin-2 C(20)-methyltransferase, translating to MSKLIGIGVGVGDPEMLTIKAVNALREADAVILPRANTKTYSTAFEIAKQYMKDDIEKIYADFTTVDDDKLREEDRLLYAKVVNDCIKAGKTVAFITIGDPMTFSTFVYVMELLEKDVEVQTIPGITSFASIAARLNTPLVMGDETLKIVPISKDTDIVKEINSSDNVVFMKVTRNLERLKDAFKKTGNMDNVVLVSNCGKADEKVIYDLENITREDISYFSTILLKKGGLSYV from the coding sequence ATGTCTAAATTAATAGGAATTGGTGTAGGAGTTGGCGATCCTGAAATGTTAACCATCAAAGCAGTGAATGCTTTAAGAGAAGCAGATGCGGTCATCTTACCAAGGGCTAATACGAAAACGTATAGTACGGCTTTTGAAATTGCAAAGCAGTATATGAAAGATGATATTGAAAAAATCTATGCAGATTTTACAACGGTTGATGATGATAAGCTTAGAGAAGAAGATAGATTACTGTATGCCAAGGTAGTCAATGATTGTATTAAAGCTGGAAAAACAGTAGCGTTTATCACCATTGGTGATCCTATGACGTTTAGTACTTTTGTTTATGTCATGGAACTTTTAGAAAAAGATGTAGAAGTCCAAACTATACCAGGGATAACATCATTTGCTTCCATTGCTGCACGTCTGAATACTCCACTTGTTATGGGTGATGAAACACTCAAAATAGTACCTATTTCAAAAGATACAGATATTGTAAAAGAGATTAATAGCTCTGATAACGTTGTTTTTATGAAAGTTACACGTAACCTTGAACGACTCAAAGATGCTTTTAAAAAAACAGGCAACATGGATAATGTCGTACTTGTTTCTAATTGTGGAAAAGCGGATGAAAAAGTAATTTATGATCTTGAAAATATAACGCGTGAGGATATCTCTTACTTCTCAACCATTCTCCTTAAAAAAGGAGGGCTGAGTTATGTCTAA
- the cobM gene encoding precorrin-4 C(11)-methyltransferase translates to MSKVYFIGAGPGDPELITIKGQRLVREADIIIYAGSLVPIEVIACHKEGAEIYNSASMDLDEVMDITIAGVKEGKSVARVHTGDPSIYGAHREQMDILESHGIDFDVIPGVSSFLASAAALKKEFTLPDVSQTVICTRLEGRTPVPEAESLDKLASHQASMAIFLSVQMIDKVVEKLVLHYPPNTPVAIIQRASWPDQKIVEGTLETIEEKVKEANITKTAQILVGWFMGNEYSKSRLYDKYFTHEYREGMARS, encoded by the coding sequence ATGTCTAAAGTTTATTTTATAGGAGCAGGGCCGGGTGATCCTGAACTTATTACTATCAAAGGTCAGCGCCTTGTAAGGGAAGCAGATATCATCATATATGCGGGCTCGCTTGTTCCTATAGAAGTTATTGCATGTCATAAGGAGGGAGCAGAAATTTATAACAGTGCCAGTATGGATTTGGATGAAGTGATGGATATTACTATTGCAGGTGTTAAAGAAGGAAAAAGTGTTGCAAGAGTTCATACAGGAGATCCTTCTATCTATGGGGCTCATCGTGAACAAATGGACATTTTGGAGAGTCATGGTATAGATTTTGATGTCATACCAGGTGTTAGCTCATTTTTAGCATCAGCAGCAGCCCTTAAAAAAGAGTTCACGCTTCCAGATGTATCGCAAACGGTTATTTGCACACGATTAGAAGGTCGCACTCCCGTTCCAGAAGCAGAATCCTTAGATAAATTAGCCTCTCATCAAGCTTCTATGGCTATCTTTTTATCCGTTCAAATGATTGATAAAGTAGTGGAAAAACTTGTGCTTCATTACCCGCCTAATACTCCAGTAGCAATTATTCAGCGTGCTAGTTGGCCGGATCAAAAAATTGTTGAGGGAACGCTTGAGACTATTGAAGAAAAAGTCAAAGAAGCCAATATCACTAAAACAGCGCAAATTCTTGTGGGATGGTTTATGGGAAATGAGTACTCTAAATCTAGGCTATATGACAAGTATTTTACCCATGAATACCGAGAAGGTATGGCACGCTCATGA
- the cbiG gene encoding cobalt-precorrin 5A hydrolase — MKKELAIISVSKQGLEKANSLHVKNADIYALPKYSDGKCIEMIEGFTLTVERIFSQYKTLLFIMASGIVVRTIAPLLKGKDIDPAILVMDEQGIFVNSLLSGHLGGANEMAEIIAKACDAIPVISTASDVSHKIAVDTIAMKLNAKIDSLKKAKNVTALILNGQRVALCLPENIVVENKNISGVIVVSNKLHVEMSQIIPQNIIVGIGCKKDIPKEAIIEAVKKEFKKLNLREDSIKHFATGWVKAEEKGLLEAVNYFERELKIIEKEEIRAVQDKFCGSDFVEKTIGVRSISAPSAYVSSSKKGVFLLEKNKNCGITISIYEEEVGNEK; from the coding sequence ATGAAAAAAGAACTTGCCATTATTAGCGTAAGTAAGCAAGGATTAGAGAAAGCAAATTCTTTACATGTAAAGAACGCAGACATTTATGCCTTGCCAAAATACAGTGATGGCAAGTGCATAGAGATGATAGAGGGTTTTACACTTACAGTAGAGCGAATTTTTTCTCAATACAAAACGCTTTTGTTTATCATGGCTAGCGGGATTGTGGTTCGTACCATTGCGCCACTTCTTAAAGGTAAAGATATAGACCCCGCTATTTTGGTGATGGACGAACAAGGTATCTTTGTAAACTCTTTGCTTAGTGGCCATTTAGGTGGAGCAAACGAGATGGCAGAAATCATTGCCAAAGCATGTGATGCAATTCCTGTGATATCAACAGCCTCTGATGTCAGTCATAAAATAGCCGTTGATACGATTGCTATGAAATTAAATGCAAAAATAGATTCTTTGAAAAAAGCAAAGAATGTGACTGCTTTGATACTTAATGGGCAGAGAGTAGCGCTATGTTTACCTGAGAATATAGTCGTTGAGAATAAAAATATATCAGGGGTTATTGTGGTGTCAAATAAGTTACATGTAGAGATGAGTCAAATTATTCCACAAAATATCATAGTGGGTATTGGGTGCAAAAAAGATATCCCAAAAGAGGCGATTATTGAAGCTGTCAAAAAAGAGTTTAAAAAATTAAACCTTAGAGAAGATTCGATTAAACATTTTGCGACAGGATGGGTAAAAGCAGAAGAAAAAGGTCTGCTTGAAGCCGTTAACTATTTTGAGCGAGAGCTAAAAATAATAGAAAAAGAAGAAATAAGAGCAGTACAAGATAAATTTTGTGGATCAGATTTTGTAGAAAAAACCATTGGTGTACGCTCCATCTCAGCACCTAGTGCCTATGTAAGTTCTAGTAAAAAAGGAGTGTTTTTGTTAGAAAAAAATAAAAATTGCGGAATTACCATTTCGATTTATGAAGAGGAAGTTGGAAATGAAAAATAA
- the cobJ gene encoding precorrin-3B C(17)-methyltransferase, with product MKNNIYVVGIGPGSLEHLSFRAYHVLKEVNVIIGHKTYVNLVKEYFPEKVFIKSGMKREVERCLETLEIAKSGKSVALISSGDAGVYGMAGIMLEIALDNGFNVEIIPGITSANASASVVGAPIMHDHATISLSDLLTDWELIKKRVDLASQGDFVISFYNPKSKSRLTQIAEAREIMLKHKNKDTVVAIVRNTGREGENHVLTSLENMLEHEIDMFTTVIVGNSKTFIKENKMITPRGYHY from the coding sequence ATGAAAAATAATATTTATGTTGTAGGTATCGGGCCAGGCTCATTGGAACATTTGAGTTTTAGAGCATATCATGTTTTAAAAGAGGTAAATGTCATCATTGGGCATAAAACCTATGTCAATTTAGTAAAAGAGTATTTTCCTGAGAAAGTGTTCATTAAATCAGGAATGAAAAGAGAAGTGGAGCGTTGCCTCGAGACTTTGGAAATAGCCAAGAGTGGTAAAAGTGTCGCCCTTATCTCTAGTGGTGATGCCGGAGTTTACGGCATGGCGGGCATTATGCTAGAAATTGCTCTTGATAATGGCTTTAATGTAGAAATTATCCCAGGGATTACCTCTGCCAATGCCTCCGCTTCAGTCGTAGGTGCACCCATTATGCATGATCATGCGACGATTAGTTTGAGTGATTTATTGACGGATTGGGAGCTCATCAAAAAGCGTGTTGATTTGGCATCACAAGGAGATTTTGTGATCTCTTTTTACAATCCTAAAAGTAAAAGTCGTCTAACTCAAATTGCTGAAGCAAGAGAAATTATGCTGAAGCATAAAAATAAAGATACGGTTGTTGCCATTGTGCGAAACACGGGACGAGAGGGCGAAAATCACGTTCTTACATCATTGGAAAATATGTTAGAGCATGAAATTGACATGTTTACGACGGTAATCGTTGGAAACTCAAAGACGTTTATCAAAGAAAACAAAATGATCACTCCTCGTGGGTATCACTACTAA